A portion of the Malania oleifera isolate guangnan ecotype guangnan chromosome 3, ASM2987363v1, whole genome shotgun sequence genome contains these proteins:
- the LOC131151515 gene encoding uncharacterized protein LOC131151515 yields the protein MAQGEQETLKKFMHYFNTATLEIRNLDMGVALVALTTTLQPGSFLYSLGKKSPVNMGELMARTQKYINLEEMMDTRGSRIEQKRKNSSRERGESYRSAKRHKISALHASPNIRGQPSKFSTYTSLKVSRSKLLMQIRKKDYVSWPEPIRTPLHKQNMSKFCAFHRDHGHDTEECIQLKKEIETLIRKGYLSKFIKKEDPQREPLEQRRPSAKKKKEQVIGEIAVIFKGSASGGDSGGARKRYAKQVFSMEKGETNSKRNKKDDDISFDSGDKEGVQQPHDDALVLSLLVANYKVRRVLIDNGSSANVMFWSK from the coding sequence ATGGCGCAAGGAGAGCAGGAAACTCTAAAGAAATTCATGCACTACTTCAACACGGCaaccctagaaatccgcaacCTAGACATGGGGGTGGCTTTAGTAGCCTTGACAACCACTCTCCAGCCAGGAAGTTTCTTATACTCTCTAGGGAAAAAATCGCCGGTGAATATGGGGGAGCTGATGGCTCGAACACAGAAATACAtcaacctggaggagatgatggacacAAGAGGAAGTCGTATAGAACAGAAAAGGAAAAATAGTAGCAGGGAGAGAGGAGAATCCTATAGATCCGCGAAAAGACACAAGATTAGTGCACTACACGCAAGCCCAAATATAAGAGGACAACCCagcaagttctccacctacacatcCCTGAAGGTATCGCGCTCTAAATTACTGATGCAGATCAGAAAGAAAGACTATGTCTCGTGGCCCGAACCCATACGAACACCTCTTCACAAGCaaaacatgtccaagttctgcgcattccatagggatcatggcCACGACACAGAGGAATGCATCcagttgaagaaagaaatcgaaacCCTAATAAGAAAGGGATACCTgtcaaagtttataaagaaagaagatccacAAAGGGAACCTCTCGAGCAGAGGAGGCCTAGcgccaaaaagaaaaaagagcagGTCATaggggaaattgcggtgatcttcaAAGGATCCGCTAGCGGTGGAGATAGTGGGGGTGctcgcaaaagatatgctaaacaggtgtTCTCGATGGAGAAAGGGGAAACCAATAGCAAACGAAACAAAAAAGATGACGACATAAGCTTTGACAGCGGAGACAAAGAAGGGGTACAACAGCCACATGATGACGCACTGGTGCTCTCCCTACTGGTGGCAAATTACAAAGTCAGACGCGTGttgatagacaatgggagctcaGCGAATGTCATGTTCTGGTCGAAATGA
- the LOC131152163 gene encoding ylmG homolog protein 2, chloroplastic isoform X1 produces MAYGGASSSSPSSSSSSSPSSPSSSPVHTVKGSAAEKPIVPSGVLLSSTAFFRPFRFKPNLQATVAAPLGSHMDLVQEIYSSVLSTAHTCFRLLHSVASQNPILNTVFSLPSRSRNFFLFQIPRRNFGNLNSLSNHNFAAVLPGDSVAGVVVTNGILNFLSLYNTLLVVRLVLTWFPNSPPAIVSPLSTLCDPYLNIFRGLIPPLGGTLDLSPILAFLVLNAFTSTAAALPAELPATRLSQESLSHARPSHVSTSQEKWMRRLCRNRSNSSGTPGGEDKVEQEH; encoded by the exons ATGGCCTATGGCGGTgcttcttcatcttctccttcatcttcatcatcatcatcaccatcatcaccATCATCTTCTCCGGTGCATACGGTAAAAGGGTCCGCCGCCGAGAAGCCCATAGTCCCGAGCGGCGTACTGCTCTCGTCGACCGCATTTTTCAGGCCCTTTAGATTCAAGCCCAACCTTCAAGCAACGGTTGCAGCTCCCCTTGGCTCCCACATGGACCTGGTTCAGGAAATTTACTCCTCAGTGCTATCCACCGCCCATACGTGTTTCAGACTGCTGCACTCCGTCGCTTCTCAAAACCCCATTCTCAATACCGTCTTCTCTCTGCCCTCCCGGTCTCGCAATTTCTTCctg tTTCAGATTCCTCGCAGAAACTTCGGGAACTTGAACTCCCTCTCGAATCACAATTTTGCTGCTGTTCTACCAGGTGATTCTGTGGCGGGGGTTGTGGTGACTAATGGTATCCTAAATTTCTTGAGCCTTTACAACACACTATTGGTTGTTAGGCTTGTTTTGACTTGGTTTCCTAACTCTCCTCCTGCCATTGTTAGCCCTCTCAG CACTTTATGTGACCCTTACTTAAACATATTCCGAGGACTTATTCCACCACTCGGAGGGACTTTGGATCTCTCTCCCATACTGGCATTCCTTGTTCTAAATGCTTTTACAAGCACGGCTGCTGCCCTTCCCGCTGAACTTCCTGCAACAAGATTGTCTCAAGAAAGCTTATCTCATGCAAGACCGTCTCATGTTTCCACATCACAGGAAAAATGGATGAGAAGACTATGCAGAAACAGGTCAAACAGCTCTG GGACGCCAGGAGGGGAAGATAAGGTGGAGCAAGAGCACTAA
- the LOC131152163 gene encoding ylmG homolog protein 2, chloroplastic isoform X2, protein MAYGGASSSSPSSSSSSSPSSPSSSPVHTVKGSAAEKPIVPSGVLLSSTAFFRPFRFKPNLQATVAAPLGSHMDLVQEIYSSVLSTAHTCFRLLHSVASQNPILNTVFSLPSRSRNFFLIPRRNFGNLNSLSNHNFAAVLPGDSVAGVVVTNGILNFLSLYNTLLVVRLVLTWFPNSPPAIVSPLSTLCDPYLNIFRGLIPPLGGTLDLSPILAFLVLNAFTSTAAALPAELPATRLSQESLSHARPSHVSTSQEKWMRRLCRNRSNSSGTPGGEDKVEQEH, encoded by the exons ATGGCCTATGGCGGTgcttcttcatcttctccttcatcttcatcatcatcatcaccatcatcaccATCATCTTCTCCGGTGCATACGGTAAAAGGGTCCGCCGCCGAGAAGCCCATAGTCCCGAGCGGCGTACTGCTCTCGTCGACCGCATTTTTCAGGCCCTTTAGATTCAAGCCCAACCTTCAAGCAACGGTTGCAGCTCCCCTTGGCTCCCACATGGACCTGGTTCAGGAAATTTACTCCTCAGTGCTATCCACCGCCCATACGTGTTTCAGACTGCTGCACTCCGTCGCTTCTCAAAACCCCATTCTCAATACCGTCTTCTCTCTGCCCTCCCGGTCTCGCAATTTCTTCctg ATTCCTCGCAGAAACTTCGGGAACTTGAACTCCCTCTCGAATCACAATTTTGCTGCTGTTCTACCAGGTGATTCTGTGGCGGGGGTTGTGGTGACTAATGGTATCCTAAATTTCTTGAGCCTTTACAACACACTATTGGTTGTTAGGCTTGTTTTGACTTGGTTTCCTAACTCTCCTCCTGCCATTGTTAGCCCTCTCAG CACTTTATGTGACCCTTACTTAAACATATTCCGAGGACTTATTCCACCACTCGGAGGGACTTTGGATCTCTCTCCCATACTGGCATTCCTTGTTCTAAATGCTTTTACAAGCACGGCTGCTGCCCTTCCCGCTGAACTTCCTGCAACAAGATTGTCTCAAGAAAGCTTATCTCATGCAAGACCGTCTCATGTTTCCACATCACAGGAAAAATGGATGAGAAGACTATGCAGAAACAGGTCAAACAGCTCTG GGACGCCAGGAGGGGAAGATAAGGTGGAGCAAGAGCACTAA
- the LOC131152167 gene encoding uncharacterized protein LOC131152167, translating into MEQGVLCRSRKNRVPSCQRLGAIALALLAIVSPLFIDRRAVSEEEVDEVQPVNVASWLPLLLLLLILAIALSGYLDQSLASFDPNWIHRFGGSSVGILTILIVLALVLKFKAYLMSWDC; encoded by the coding sequence ATGGAGCAAGGGGTTTTATGCAGGAGTCGCAAAAACAGGGTTCCTTCATGCCAGAGGCTGGGGGCCATAGCCTTGGCCCTTCTTGCCATAGTTTCACCTCTTTTTATTGACAGGAGGGCTGTGAGTGAAGAGGAGGTGGATGAGGTGCAGCCGGTTAACGTGGCCTCTTGGCTGCCTTTACTGCTGCTGCTCTTGATTCTGGCCATTGCCTTGTCTGGGTACTTGGACCAAAGCCTTGCCAGCTTTGACCCTAACTGGATTCACCGGTTTGGGGGTTCTTCTGTCGGGATTCTTACAATTCTTATTGTTCTGGCATTGGTTTTGAAGTTTAAAGCTTATCTGATGAGTTGGGACTGTTAA